The proteins below come from a single Methanolobus chelungpuianus genomic window:
- a CDS encoding Nre family DNA repair protein, whose translation MSSSLCVRCKGKGLCGRPFCPILEKFRSVESTFSGITGETSIFGASPPSVFVGRHNYPEVRAGPMIPPQLGGDEASLLEDPKALLKMGIQDIISSRSRLVRANTGVNVKNARNPDNPLIEKSQELALSKKPVDTEAWFSKPIRNELKFDNVLTPMGPSGELKDFDIAENPRVPKKVDSLVYDTDALAKDAVSELWGGNIPVEHITRLLSIGLLGQERKLVPTRWSITAVDDLVGKEMLSRVRDYQQLSNIRVFSGGAFGNHFEIMFLPRSFTFELIEVWMPQAVWTGQSTWIESDSEDHGGKKGYSNLAGGYYAARLSALEYLSSIRRQASVFMVREIRPEYWAPLGVWVVREASRSALGSQPGIFESVEEALRDMSTRLRTPKTKWMEKAKMLSNIRAQRTLDSFF comes from the coding sequence GTGAGCAGCAGCCTGTGTGTTCGATGTAAGGGTAAAGGTCTTTGTGGCCGTCCATTCTGCCCTATCCTGGAAAAGTTCCGGTCAGTAGAATCCACTTTCTCCGGCATTACCGGTGAGACCTCTATCTTTGGTGCTTCCCCTCCTTCTGTGTTCGTGGGCAGGCACAACTACCCCGAGGTAAGGGCAGGTCCCATGATCCCTCCTCAGCTTGGGGGCGATGAGGCCAGCCTTCTCGAGGACCCTAAGGCCCTGCTGAAAATGGGCATCCAGGACATAATCTCATCCCGTTCGAGACTTGTGAGGGCGAACACAGGTGTCAATGTAAAGAATGCCCGCAATCCCGATAATCCTCTTATCGAGAAGTCCCAGGAGCTGGCCCTGTCAAAAAAGCCGGTGGATACCGAGGCATGGTTCAGCAAGCCTATCCGGAACGAACTGAAATTTGACAATGTACTGACACCCATGGGTCCTTCAGGCGAACTGAAGGACTTTGATATAGCTGAGAATCCCAGGGTCCCCAAAAAGGTGGACTCTCTTGTCTACGATACCGATGCCCTTGCAAAGGATGCAGTTTCCGAGCTGTGGGGCGGCAATATCCCAGTGGAACATATCACGCGCCTGCTTTCCATCGGCCTGCTGGGACAGGAGAGGAAACTGGTGCCTACCAGGTGGTCTATCACGGCTGTGGATGACCTGGTAGGTAAGGAAATGCTTTCCCGGGTGCGGGATTACCAGCAGCTGAGCAATATCCGCGTATTCAGCGGGGGAGCTTTTGGTAATCATTTTGAGATAATGTTCCTGCCAAGGAGTTTCACTTTCGAGCTGATAGAGGTGTGGATGCCGCAGGCTGTCTGGACCGGGCAGAGCACATGGATCGAATCGGACAGCGAGGATCATGGTGGCAAGAAAGGATACTCCAATCTTGCAGGCGGTTACTATGCAGCGCGGCTGTCTGCTCTGGAATACCTGAGTTCCATACGCAGGCAGGCATCGGTGTTCATGGTACGCGAGATAAGGCCTGAATACTGGGCTCCGCTTGGCGTCTGGGTCGTACGCGAGGCATCACGCTCGGCGCTTGGGTCACAGCCAGGGATATTTGAGTCTGTTGAGGAAGCACTCAGGGACATGTCAACCCGGCTGCGTACCCCCAAGACGAAGTGGATGGAAAAAGCAAAGATGCTTTCCAATATAAGAGCTCAGCGAACCCTTGACTCTTTCTTCTGA
- a CDS encoding inorganic phosphate transporter, whose translation MDLFNPLVISLIIAGLYMAWNIGANDLANAMGTSVGSGALSIKQVIIVAAFFEFAGAVFFGKRVTSTIAKGIVPIDSISAIDSHLVAIGMLAAILAAGFWITLATFYNLPVSTTHSIVGAVLGFGLVAAFNGIIGLHEINWAVLVKIVSSWLISPVLGAILAYIIFSLIRYFILQKTEDPYKIENKFVFLQIATACYIAFAHGSNDVANAVGPLYAALHVLDLAGISVPIWVMVMGGLGMVFGLATWGYRVIETIGTKITELTPTRGFSAEFATASVVVMHSYISLPISTTHTLVGSVIGVGLAGGLAAVDLSVIGKIALSWIVTVPVAALTSALIFVGLMGVGI comes from the coding sequence ATGGACTTATTCAATCCACTTGTAATTTCGCTTATCATAGCAGGTCTATATATGGCATGGAATATCGGTGCCAATGACCTTGCCAATGCCATGGGAACTTCTGTAGGCAGTGGTGCGCTCTCTATTAAACAGGTCATCATCGTTGCTGCATTCTTTGAGTTTGCGGGTGCTGTCTTTTTCGGGAAGAGGGTTACCTCTACGATTGCCAAGGGAATAGTGCCCATTGATTCGATATCTGCCATTGACAGCCACCTTGTTGCAATAGGAATGCTTGCAGCCATCCTTGCAGCAGGTTTCTGGATCACCCTTGCGACCTTCTACAATCTTCCAGTTTCTACAACACATTCAATTGTTGGCGCTGTCCTGGGTTTTGGTCTCGTAGCCGCATTTAACGGAATCATCGGCCTTCATGAGATAAACTGGGCCGTGCTTGTCAAGATCGTTAGCAGCTGGCTTATCTCTCCTGTGCTGGGTGCCATCCTTGCTTATATCATATTCTCCCTGATAAGGTACTTCATATTGCAGAAGACAGAAGATCCTTACAAGATCGAGAACAAGTTCGTCTTCCTGCAGATAGCCACGGCATGTTATATCGCATTCGCGCACGGCTCGAATGATGTGGCGAATGCCGTGGGTCCCCTTTACGCCGCTCTTCACGTGCTTGATCTGGCAGGCATATCTGTCCCTATATGGGTAATGGTCATGGGAGGTCTTGGAATGGTCTTCGGTCTCGCCACATGGGGTTATCGCGTAATAGAGACTATAGGTACAAAGATCACGGAGCTTACTCCCACTCGAGGTTTTTCTGCTGAGTTCGCGACCGCATCGGTTGTGGTAATGCACAGCTATATCTCCCTTCCCATCTCGACCACACATACCCTCGTGGGTTCGGTCATAGGGGTGGGCCTGGCAGGAGGACTTGCAGCGGTTGATTTAAGTGTTATCGGGAAGATAGCTCTCTCCTGGATAGTCACGGTGCCCGTAGCAGCACTGACGTCCGCCCTGATATTTGTAGGACTGATGGGAGTAGGAATATGA
- a CDS encoding TIGR00153 family protein — protein sequence MKKEYIRSVLNIFASSPFKPLCMHANKGGDCVRKLSESVHAFCEGDMEKVEKLNREIDVIEHEADVIKQTIRGELSSSIMLPVHATDLLNFLKPQDSISDEAQEVSYWLTLRSFDAPPEIRAGFMELMERTLATVEHYEKLVDTLSELLESSFSKKDVDETLELVVQVEEMEHQVDVIEKELMRKVFRNEDVLGGVGVFHLSRLVMGIGKIADNAEHAADRLRTMILRR from the coding sequence ATGAAGAAGGAATACATCCGCTCGGTATTGAACATATTTGCAAGTTCCCCGTTCAAACCCCTGTGCATGCATGCGAACAAGGGAGGAGACTGCGTTAGAAAACTAAGTGAATCCGTACATGCCTTCTGCGAAGGCGATATGGAAAAGGTTGAGAAGCTCAACCGGGAGATCGATGTGATCGAGCATGAGGCGGATGTCATCAAGCAGACCATAAGGGGCGAGCTGTCATCTTCCATCATGCTTCCTGTGCATGCCACGGACTTGCTGAACTTCCTCAAACCGCAGGATTCCATATCCGACGAAGCCCAGGAAGTCTCCTACTGGCTCACCCTGCGCAGCTTCGATGCCCCGCCGGAGATACGTGCAGGTTTCATGGAACTGATGGAAAGGACACTTGCCACTGTTGAACATTACGAGAAGCTCGTTGACACGCTTAGTGAGCTGCTGGAGTCCTCTTTTAGCAAAAAGGATGTCGATGAGACCCTTGAACTGGTTGTGCAGGTCGAGGAAATGGAGCATCAGGTCGATGTCATTGAGAAGGAACTGATGCGCAAGGTGTTCCGCAACGAGGATGTGCTTGGAGGCGTGGGCGTTTTCCACCTGTCACGCCTAGTAATGGGTATCGGCAAGATAGCAGACAATGCAGAGCATGCTGCTGACAGGCTGAGGACTATGATCCTGAGGAGATGA
- a CDS encoding phytoene desaturase family protein, which translates to MEKYDVIVVGAGISGLLAALTLSKHGNRVLVLEKNSFVGGNCNSYMVDGFQVDTGAHAITHLEVGPLRRLMDNYFDYMPVFEDYGHYYVRTEDQFLKVPSNIRDFVTFDVLPKKDRLIVSQAITKALTLSTFGIDLSKQSVQEFIPDNLSKDTYDFVDTISYFLSGRDMKETSAQRILSGSSFVRDSVPQEQMESIMKAHEKPQTEPVLKSILPSNLHTSLQTRMNKASKPLTTLGRLATNRVSYSQGYPRKGLKSLLNALLFSLPRSVEIKTDCEVKNILTNSGKVVGVEADETYYAGTVVYTGFVTDLPRLVETLPNSYMEELRNVDHARSLTVWLGLDSVMEEFNYIGSEIWFKNHPYWAMPISNYDSSLAPKGRQLVGFSFIIGLDSDEGSEIKKAYETIYHAIPGIEDHIQMRHEQITVPEKAAVTINGYFADIRTPINNLYVAGTDTDRRSMGITRAAYSVIELLQRMNEDGNLHK; encoded by the coding sequence ATGGAAAAATACGATGTCATAGTTGTGGGTGCAGGCATAAGCGGCCTGCTGGCGGCACTCACGCTATCAAAACACGGCAACAGAGTCCTGGTTCTTGAAAAAAACAGTTTTGTCGGCGGCAATTGTAACAGTTATATGGTAGACGGCTTCCAGGTTGACACCGGTGCACACGCCATCACGCATCTGGAAGTGGGACCGCTGAGAAGGCTGATGGACAACTATTTTGATTACATGCCTGTCTTTGAGGACTACGGGCACTATTATGTAAGGACAGAGGACCAGTTCCTGAAAGTTCCCTCGAACATAAGGGATTTCGTTACGTTCGACGTGCTTCCGAAGAAGGACAGGCTGATCGTCTCGCAGGCTATAACCAAAGCGCTGACACTCTCCACCTTTGGCATCGACCTTTCAAAACAGTCCGTGCAGGAGTTCATCCCGGATAACCTTTCAAAGGACACCTATGATTTCGTGGATACGATATCTTACTTCCTCTCGGGAAGGGACATGAAAGAGACATCTGCACAAAGGATCCTTTCAGGCAGCAGTTTTGTAAGGGACAGTGTTCCCCAGGAGCAGATGGAAAGCATTATGAAGGCCCATGAAAAGCCACAGACCGAGCCTGTCCTCAAATCCATATTGCCCTCCAACCTGCATACATCCCTGCAGACGAGGATGAACAAGGCATCCAAGCCGCTTACGACACTTGGGAGACTCGCTACCAACAGGGTAAGCTATTCCCAAGGGTACCCGAGAAAGGGACTGAAATCACTTCTTAATGCACTGCTTTTCTCCCTGCCACGCAGCGTGGAGATAAAGACAGATTGTGAAGTAAAGAACATACTCACTAATAGCGGCAAAGTTGTCGGGGTTGAAGCAGATGAGACATACTATGCAGGTACTGTGGTGTATACCGGCTTTGTTACCGACCTGCCCCGGCTGGTAGAGACCCTGCCAAACTCATATATGGAGGAACTAAGGAACGTGGATCATGCCAGGAGCCTGACAGTATGGCTCGGGCTGGACTCCGTCATGGAGGAGTTCAATTACATCGGATCGGAGATATGGTTCAAGAACCATCCTTACTGGGCCATGCCCATCAGCAACTACGACTCTTCCCTTGCACCCAAGGGCAGGCAACTGGTAGGCTTTTCATTCATCATCGGTCTCGATAGTGACGAGGGTTCTGAGATAAAGAAGGCATATGAAACGATCTATCATGCTATTCCCGGTATCGAGGACCATATCCAGATGAGGCACGAGCAGATCACTGTTCCCGAAAAGGCTGCAGTGACCATCAACGGATATTTTGCTGACATCAGGACACCTATCAACAACCTGTATGTGGCAGGCACCGATACCGACCGACGCAGCATGGGGATCACCCGCGCAGCCTACTCGGTAATAGAACTGCTTCAGCGTATGAACGAGGACGGTAACCTTCACAAATAG
- the purC gene encoding phosphoribosylaminoimidazolesuccinocarboxamide synthase — MKKEQLYSGKAKTIYKTDDPKKLVVEFRDSLTAFDGKKKSEAARKGYYNAQISRKIFEMLEKEGIKTHYIDMVSDTEMLVDAVEIVLIEVIPRNIAAGSITRKYPIKEGTVFKKPVVVLDYKSDEYSDPMLNEDIAVAMGVATYEEIAQIRSMALKINDILVKYLDSKGFLLPDFKLEFGRKDGEIVLADEISCDTCRLWDKSTGQSMDKDIFRFDKGDLSKAYEEVARRIVPEIFK; from the coding sequence ATGAAAAAAGAACAGTTATACTCAGGGAAAGCAAAGACAATATACAAGACCGACGATCCGAAGAAACTGGTTGTTGAATTCAGGGATAGCCTCACGGCATTCGACGGCAAGAAGAAGAGCGAAGCTGCGAGAAAGGGGTACTATAACGCCCAGATCTCAAGGAAGATCTTCGAGATGCTTGAGAAAGAAGGTATCAAGACCCACTACATAGACATGGTTTCAGATACTGAGATGCTTGTTGACGCAGTTGAGATCGTTCTCATCGAAGTCATACCGCGCAACATTGCGGCAGGCTCAATAACCCGCAAATACCCGATAAAGGAGGGTACCGTATTCAAGAAGCCTGTTGTCGTCCTGGACTACAAGAGCGATGAATACAGCGACCCGATGCTCAACGAGGATATTGCCGTTGCAATGGGGGTAGCCACATACGAGGAAATAGCCCAGATACGTTCCATGGCACTCAAGATAAATGACATACTCGTGAAATACCTTGATTCCAAAGGCTTCCTGCTCCCCGACTTCAAGCTGGAGTTCGGAAGGAAGGACGGGGAGATAGTCCTGGCCGACGAGATCTCCTGTGACACCTGCAGGCTCTGGGACAAGAGCACGGGACAGTCCATGGACAAGGATATATTCCGCTTTGACAAGGGTGACCTTTCCAAGGCCTATGAAGAAGTCGCAAGGCGCATAGTACCGGAGATATTTAAATAA
- the nikR gene encoding nickel-responsive transcriptional regulator NikR, giving the protein MDQELMRIGVSLPENLLTKFDTIIEKRGYSSRSEGIRDSIRNYITHYEWMSDVKGRRVGTITLIYDHTKRGLSSALTDIQHDYSHLIKSAIHIHLDHDNCLEVIILDGEGEEVKTVAEKIMALKGVTYVKLNTALPAESL; this is encoded by the coding sequence ATGGACCAGGAACTTATGCGCATAGGTGTATCGCTTCCGGAAAACCTTCTGACGAAATTTGATACCATTATTGAAAAAAGGGGATACTCCTCCAGGTCTGAAGGCATCAGGGACTCCATCAGGAACTATATTACCCATTATGAGTGGATGAGCGACGTAAAAGGCAGGCGCGTGGGCACTATCACACTCATATATGACCACACGAAGCGCGGCCTGTCCAGCGCCCTCACGGATATCCAGCATGATTACTCCCACCTCATAAAATCTGCTATTCACATCCATCTCGACCATGACAATTGCCTCGAGGTGATCATCCTTGACGGGGAGGGTGAGGAAGTCAAGACCGTTGCCGAGAAGATCATGGCCCTCAAGGGAGTGACCTACGTAAAGCTTAACACGGCCCTGCCTGCAGAAAGCCTATAA
- a CDS encoding ArsR/SmtB family transcription factor — protein MKIEPNAECPEPYILPDKVAMLVHETMQEDVGPLVSLFKVLSDPVRIHILRALEVSELCVCVLAEITDYKHSALSYHLKLLKDANMVESKRERNFQTYYLTDFGRSLLHTIERSISDRFQKEL, from the coding sequence ATGAAAATCGAGCCAAATGCAGAGTGTCCGGAACCTTACATCCTTCCTGATAAAGTAGCCATGCTGGTCCATGAGACAATGCAGGAGGATGTCGGTCCCCTGGTATCTCTTTTTAAGGTCCTTTCCGATCCTGTCAGAATACATATCCTCAGGGCACTTGAAGTGAGCGAGCTCTGCGTCTGCGTACTGGCTGAGATCACGGATTATAAACACTCCGCTCTCTCATATCATCTTAAGCTGCTCAAGGATGCAAATATGGTGGAATCAAAAAGAGAAAGGAATTTCCAGACCTATTATCTCACTGATTTCGGAAGATCCCTTTTACACACCATTGAACGTTCCATCAGCGACAGATTCCAGAAGGAATTATAG
- a CDS encoding cation-translocating P-type ATPase, protein MEGPVEDELPSVEEIFAKAGTSEKGLTEEQASRQLEKYGYNELTERKKTTAWRIFKRQFADFIVWVLIAAAIISLLADEVINFWVILFIIALVIILGFIQEYRAEKAIESLKDIVRPETTIIRGDKLRNVQTKNVVPGDVLVLEMGDNIPADAVVFRSDGLRVEEAALTGESEPVWKDVGEAIFAGTQIVHGKCRAVVISTGMGTKIGEIAGLIQADDEPTPLQKKVTNLSKKLAAIALLASLTTFILGLLTGAPLTEILLVALALAVAAVPQGLPLIMTITLAFGMRRMAQHNAIVRKMLAVETLGSTTIICTDKTGTLTRNEMTVERVFASGQVIEVTGSGYTPEGEFLRKEEKIDISHHDTTKKLLKAVALCNTSSLEKREGDWDTVGDPTEIALVVVAAKAGLWKNELDKEYPMIDEIAFTSERKLMTTVHRQEDRRISFTKGAPEYVLERCSRIEKEGNALDLKDDERRIILDMNHEMASSAYRVLGVACNENPGDPSAEDLERDMTFLGLVAMIDPPRDEVREAVRIAHDAGIKIIMITGDNPDTAKAIARHVGLLDDADACHTDTGPLGESDRKIRHIMADCAVTGSELDELSEEEFEKVASRISVYARTMPEQKLRIVKALQKNGEIVAMTGDGVNDAPALRKADIGVAMGLKGTDVAQQSSLMVLQDDNFATIVEAVKRGRSIYENIEKFTTYLISRNFTEVTLIMLGLLLLGFDLIPLLALQILFINMFDEIMPAIALGLDPVQEKIMNKPPRDPEESLLKKRNVIIMVSMAAAMASSAFLVFLLNDPAGNTTMARTLTFATIVSMILFIPFAFRSLEEPVTKIGILSNRLMIVGVLSTVLLTLSVMYIPFLNDIFELVPLSPSDWVLPLGVAFITLLFAEGIKYGVRGMK, encoded by the coding sequence GTGGAAGGTCCGGTGGAAGATGAGCTTCCGTCTGTTGAAGAGATATTTGCCAAAGCAGGGACTTCCGAAAAAGGACTTACAGAAGAGCAGGCGTCCCGGCAACTTGAGAAGTATGGCTACAACGAGCTGACAGAAAGAAAAAAGACGACAGCCTGGCGGATATTCAAAAGGCAGTTTGCCGATTTTATTGTATGGGTGCTCATAGCAGCAGCTATCATTTCTCTTCTGGCTGACGAGGTTATAAATTTCTGGGTGATACTGTTCATAATAGCCCTTGTGATTATACTGGGATTCATCCAGGAATACAGGGCAGAGAAGGCTATTGAATCCCTGAAGGACATTGTCAGGCCCGAGACTACGATTATCAGGGGCGATAAGCTCAGGAACGTGCAGACAAAGAATGTCGTACCCGGCGATGTGCTGGTCCTTGAGATGGGAGACAATATCCCTGCAGATGCGGTTGTATTCAGATCGGACGGCCTCAGGGTCGAGGAGGCAGCCCTTACAGGTGAAAGCGAGCCTGTATGGAAAGACGTGGGAGAGGCAATATTCGCAGGCACGCAGATAGTTCACGGTAAATGCAGGGCTGTGGTCATATCCACAGGAATGGGCACAAAGATCGGGGAGATAGCAGGCCTCATCCAGGCTGATGACGAGCCCACACCCCTGCAGAAAAAAGTTACAAACCTATCAAAGAAGCTTGCAGCGATAGCTCTGCTTGCCTCACTCACTACATTCATCCTGGGATTGCTCACAGGGGCTCCTCTCACCGAGATCCTGCTGGTGGCGCTTGCACTGGCCGTGGCTGCAGTACCCCAGGGATTACCTCTTATTATGACGATCACACTTGCCTTCGGGATGAGAAGAATGGCCCAGCATAATGCCATCGTGAGGAAAATGCTGGCTGTCGAGACCCTGGGCTCAACTACGATCATCTGCACCGACAAGACAGGGACGCTTACCAGGAACGAGATGACTGTGGAAAGGGTCTTTGCCAGCGGGCAGGTTATCGAGGTAACCGGTTCAGGATATACTCCCGAAGGAGAGTTCCTGAGAAAAGAAGAGAAGATTGATATCTCCCATCACGATACTACAAAGAAGTTACTCAAGGCTGTTGCATTGTGTAACACGTCGTCCCTTGAGAAAAGAGAAGGAGACTGGGACACCGTGGGAGACCCAACGGAGATAGCCCTTGTGGTTGTTGCCGCAAAGGCCGGGCTGTGGAAGAATGAACTTGATAAGGAATATCCCATGATCGACGAGATCGCCTTTACTTCCGAGAGAAAGCTCATGACAACCGTCCACAGGCAGGAGGACAGGAGAATCTCTTTCACAAAGGGAGCTCCCGAGTATGTCCTTGAGCGCTGCTCCCGAATAGAGAAGGAAGGCAATGCCCTCGACCTGAAAGATGACGAGCGCAGAATCATACTGGATATGAACCATGAAATGGCTTCATCTGCATACCGTGTGCTCGGAGTTGCCTGTAACGAGAACCCCGGGGACCCCTCCGCAGAAGACCTTGAGAGGGATATGACTTTCCTAGGGCTCGTGGCCATGATAGACCCTCCGAGGGATGAGGTCAGAGAGGCCGTGAGGATAGCACACGATGCGGGTATCAAGATAATTATGATAACCGGAGATAATCCGGATACAGCCAAGGCCATAGCCAGGCACGTCGGACTTCTGGATGATGCGGATGCCTGCCATACCGACACCGGCCCTCTTGGCGAGAGTGACAGAAAGATACGGCACATCATGGCAGACTGTGCCGTGACAGGCTCCGAGCTTGACGAGCTGAGCGAAGAGGAGTTCGAGAAGGTAGCTTCCAGGATCAGCGTCTACGCAAGGACAATGCCCGAGCAGAAACTGAGGATAGTTAAAGCGCTGCAGAAGAATGGGGAGATCGTCGCCATGACCGGGGACGGCGTCAATGACGCGCCCGCCCTGAGGAAAGCTGACATAGGCGTGGCAATGGGACTTAAAGGAACTGACGTGGCGCAGCAGTCCAGCTTGATGGTGCTGCAGGATGACAACTTCGCAACCATCGTAGAGGCTGTCAAGAGAGGCAGGTCGATCTACGAGAACATAGAGAAGTTCACAACGTATCTTATCTCCAGGAACTTCACAGAGGTCACGCTTATCATGCTGGGACTTCTACTGCTGGGTTTTGACCTTATTCCCCTGCTTGCCCTGCAGATCCTGTTCATCAACATGTTCGACGAGATAATGCCTGCAATAGCCCTAGGTCTTGATCCTGTGCAGGAAAAGATCATGAATAAGCCACCGAGGGACCCGGAGGAGAGCCTGCTTAAGAAGAGGAATGTGATCATCATGGTCAGCATGGCTGCCGCCATGGCGTCGTCGGCCTTTCTGGTGTTCCTGCTCAATGACCCCGCAGGCAATACCACAATGGCAAGGACGCTTACGTTTGCCACCATTGTAAGCATGATCCTTTTCATACCGTTCGCTTTCAGATCCCTTGAAGAACCTGTCACAAAGATAGGCATCCTGAGCAACCGGCTGATGATAGTAGGTGTGCTCAGCACTGTCCTGCTCACACTCTCGGTAATGTACATCCCGTTCCTGAACGATATATTTGAGCTTGTGCCTCTTTCACCCTCCGACTGGGTACTGCCGCTTGGAGTTGCATTCATAACGCTCCTCTTTGCGGAAGGTATCAAATACGGAGTACGGGGTATGAAATGA
- a CDS encoding PfkB family carbohydrate kinase — MFAISETFYDILFRQGKPVAACPGGAMLNSAVSLGRAGIPVELVSEFGRDALGDTICGFLKENKVSGQYVTRYDNRKSPLALALLDSANNARYSFYEDFPSERELKSNMDLKGDDILMFGSILACLEPLSEGLNRILGKAARTGATVLYDPNIRKDFTPDIDSIGHLIDSNIRKADIIRASDEDMMSLGGCRNADEAYDYVLGAGGDCLVYTTSGRGVYLRTPSLSEYYSTPDIETVSTVGAGDSFNAGIVYTLCREGIGRKQPGNIPADAWDHIIGNGIGFATEVCMSTENYISREYALRLVS, encoded by the coding sequence GTGTTTGCAATCAGCGAAACGTTCTATGATATACTTTTCAGACAGGGTAAGCCTGTAGCCGCCTGCCCCGGAGGAGCGATGCTCAACAGCGCGGTCTCACTTGGCAGGGCAGGCATTCCTGTCGAACTGGTAAGCGAATTCGGAAGAGATGCCCTTGGAGACACCATATGCGGGTTCCTGAAAGAGAACAAGGTGTCAGGCCAGTATGTGACCCGATATGATAACAGGAAATCCCCTCTGGCCCTGGCGCTACTGGATAGTGCCAACAATGCCCGTTACAGTTTTTATGAGGACTTCCCGTCGGAGAGGGAACTGAAGTCTAACATGGATCTTAAGGGAGATGATATCCTCATGTTCGGCTCCATCCTTGCGTGCCTGGAACCTCTCAGTGAAGGGCTGAACCGGATACTTGGGAAAGCAGCCAGGACAGGCGCGACTGTGTTGTATGACCCTAACATCAGGAAGGATTTCACGCCTGATATTGACAGCATCGGACACCTTATCGACAGTAACATCCGGAAGGCCGATATTATCAGGGCTTCGGATGAGGATATGATGTCTCTTGGCGGGTGCAGGAATGCTGATGAAGCCTATGACTACGTACTTGGTGCAGGAGGCGACTGCCTTGTGTACACCACCTCAGGCAGAGGAGTGTATCTGCGAACCCCTTCGCTGTCAGAATACTACAGCACACCGGATATAGAGACTGTCAGCACCGTGGGTGCAGGAGACAGCTTCAATGCAGGGATCGTGTACACTTTGTGCAGGGAAGGCATTGGGAGGAAGCAGCCCGGGAACATTCCCGCGGATGCATGGGACCACATTATCGGGAATGGCATTGGTTTTGCCACCGAGGTCTGCATGAGCACTGAGAATTACATCTCCAGGGAGTATGCCCTCAGACTTGTATCCTGA
- a CDS encoding PAS domain-containing protein — MRPAVKNGPVKIISAKISVLGYRPEDFSSGELTYEDIVDPQELPGVMLELLENAREGAYRLTLRYRVKTKSGELMPAEDHTFIQRDDSGEPAYFTTVITLLD, encoded by the coding sequence GTGCGCCCCGCAGTAAAGAATGGACCTGTAAAGATTATCTCAGCAAAGATATCCGTCCTGGGGTACAGACCTGAGGACTTCAGCTCCGGAGAACTCACATATGAGGATATCGTCGATCCGCAGGAGCTGCCCGGTGTAATGCTCGAACTGCTTGAGAACGCAAGGGAGGGAGCTTACAGGCTCACCCTGAGATACAGGGTAAAGACAAAGAGTGGCGAACTAATGCCTGCAGAGGACCATACCTTCATCCAGAGAGATGATAGCGGAGAGCCTGCCTACTTCACGACAGTGATAACACTGCTGGACTGA
- a CDS encoding ferredoxin-thioredoxin reductase catalytic domain-containing protein, with the protein MRFDGELEAEFYERSKKNAENGGYKLNSDWDVITTAVKGICNNKRQFGEWYCFCQPRTGDKEKDKKIICPCAARAKDLETRGSCKCGLFIK; encoded by the coding sequence ATGAGATTTGACGGAGAACTTGAAGCTGAATTCTATGAACGCTCGAAGAAGAATGCAGAGAACGGCGGATACAAGCTGAACAGTGACTGGGATGTCATCACCACTGCGGTAAAAGGTATCTGCAATAACAAGAGACAATTTGGAGAATGGTACTGCTTCTGCCAGCCGAGGACCGGGGACAAGGAGAAGGATAAAAAGATCATCTGCCCGTGTGCCGCAAGGGCAAAGGACCTTGAGACGCGTGGCTCCTGCAAGTGCGGTCTTTTCATAAAATAA